From Candidatus Cloacimonadota bacterium, the proteins below share one genomic window:
- the pstC gene encoding phosphate ABC transporter permease subunit PstC, whose protein sequence is MKNFNEKVFKAITHIAALFTIACLGGIIITLFHEGFPILKYAGLTEFFGIEWHPTLYPADFGITALIVGSIVVTLGALLIAIPFGVGSAIYISEIAGNRTKEIIKPFIELLAGIPSVVYGLFGMAFLAPFMIKVFGIPNGLNALSASIILGVMVIPIISSMSEDAISTVPKSLREASLALGATKWETIIKVVLPAAKTGVMGSIILGFGRAIGETMVVIMVAGGAAQIPSSLFQPVRPMTAAIASEMGETVIGSPHFHALYGISVVLFIITFISNFITEFVFLNRRNR, encoded by the coding sequence ATGAAAAATTTTAACGAAAAAGTATTTAAGGCAATCACTCATATTGCGGCTTTATTTACAATTGCCTGTCTTGGTGGAATTATTATCACACTATTTCACGAAGGTTTCCCAATCCTTAAATACGCCGGTTTAACAGAATTTTTTGGAATTGAATGGCATCCAACCCTTTATCCGGCTGATTTTGGAATTACAGCCTTAATAGTTGGTTCGATTGTAGTAACGCTGGGAGCTTTATTGATTGCGATACCATTTGGAGTTGGTTCTGCGATATATATTTCCGAAATTGCCGGAAATAGAACAAAAGAGATAATAAAACCGTTTATTGAACTTCTTGCCGGTATTCCTTCAGTGGTTTACGGTTTATTTGGAATGGCTTTTCTTGCTCCGTTTATGATAAAAGTATTTGGCATTCCAAACGGATTGAATGCACTTTCCGCTTCGATTATACTCGGAGTGATGGTAATTCCGATTATTTCGAGTATGAGTGAAGATGCAATTTCTACAGTTCCCAAAAGCCTGAGAGAAGCTTCTCTTGCTCTGGGAGCTACCAAATGGGAGACAATTATCAAAGTTGTTTTACCGGCAGCAAAAACCGGAGTTATGGGAAGTATAATTCTCGGTTTTGGACGTGCAATTGGGGAAACTATGGTAGTAATTATGGTTGCCGGAGGAGCTGCTCAGATTCCTTCAAGCCTTTTTCAACCTGTACGACCAATGACAGCTGCTATTGCTTCCGAAATGGGAGAGACTGTAATCGGAAGTCCTCACTTTCACGCTTTATACGGAATTTCCGTCGTGTTGTTCATTATCACTTTCATCTCTAATTTTATCACGGAATTTGTCTTTCTGAACAGGAGAAACAGATGA